In Mesorhizobium sp., one DNA window encodes the following:
- a CDS encoding YdiU family protein → MSKAMTLEASEAPAIGRFDNSYARLPAGFHVAAEPARAARPCLVKFNRRLAEELGLDVGDIDDATLAEIFSGNTIPEGAEPVALAYAGHQFGHFVPQLGDGRAILLGEVVGEKGRRDIQLKGAGPTHFSRRGDGLAAIGPVLREYLVSEAMAALGVPTTRSLAAVTTGNSVYRETRLPGAVVTRVAASHIRVGTFQFFAARSDVDSIRRLADYVIERHFPETATAANRYLALYQAVVARQAALIARWMQLGFIHGVMNTDNMAISGETIDYGPCAFMDEYHPAKVFSSIDQHGRYAFSNQPHIAQWNLARLAECLLPLLHDDPEQAVPVAQTALGAFMPQFEEKLVEGFRAKLGLTSARDEDKALVKGLLETMAAGGADFTLTFRTLAEDVALAPEEAVLSTGRLFADPAGFDAWARLWLERLALEDVSAGARAALMKRANPKFIPRNHLVEEVIAAAIERDDFGPFHEMLAVVTHPYDEQPGRERYAEPPRPDERVLQTFCGT, encoded by the coding sequence ATGAGCAAGGCAATGACATTGGAAGCGAGCGAAGCGCCGGCCATCGGGCGCTTCGACAATTCTTATGCGCGCCTGCCGGCCGGTTTTCACGTTGCCGCCGAGCCTGCGCGGGCAGCGCGTCCGTGTCTGGTGAAATTCAACCGGAGACTGGCTGAGGAGCTGGGACTCGACGTCGGCGACATCGACGACGCGACGCTGGCCGAGATCTTTTCCGGCAACACGATCCCCGAGGGGGCGGAGCCGGTCGCGCTCGCCTATGCCGGCCACCAGTTCGGCCATTTCGTGCCGCAGCTCGGCGACGGCCGCGCCATCCTGCTGGGCGAGGTGGTCGGTGAGAAGGGCCGCCGGGACATCCAGCTCAAGGGCGCGGGACCCACCCATTTCTCGCGCCGGGGCGACGGGCTGGCGGCGATCGGTCCGGTCCTGCGCGAATACCTCGTCTCGGAGGCGATGGCCGCGCTTGGCGTGCCGACCACGCGATCCCTCGCCGCGGTAACCACCGGCAATTCGGTCTATCGCGAGACGCGCCTTCCCGGCGCGGTGGTGACGCGCGTTGCGGCGAGCCACATCCGCGTCGGCACCTTCCAGTTCTTCGCCGCCCGCAGCGATGTCGATTCGATCCGCAGGCTCGCGGACTATGTCATCGAGCGGCACTTTCCCGAGACCGCGACGGCCGCGAACCGCTATCTCGCCCTCTACCAGGCGGTGGTCGCGCGCCAGGCCGCGCTGATCGCCAGGTGGATGCAGCTCGGCTTCATCCATGGCGTGATGAACACCGACAACATGGCGATCTCGGGCGAGACGATCGACTACGGTCCTTGCGCCTTCATGGACGAATACCACCCCGCCAAGGTGTTCTCCTCCATCGACCAGCACGGGCGCTACGCGTTCTCCAACCAGCCGCACATCGCGCAGTGGAACCTGGCGCGGCTGGCCGAGTGCCTGTTGCCGCTGCTGCACGACGACCCGGAGCAGGCGGTGCCGGTGGCGCAGACGGCGCTGGGCGCCTTCATGCCGCAGTTCGAGGAGAAGCTGGTCGAGGGGTTCCGCGCCAAGCTCGGCCTGACCTCTGCGCGCGACGAGGACAAGGCGCTGGTGAAAGGCCTTCTCGAAACGATGGCCGCGGGCGGCGCCGATTTCACGCTGACCTTCCGCACGCTGGCCGAGGATGTAGCACTTGCGCCGGAAGAAGCCGTGCTGTCGACGGGGAGACTTTTCGCCGATCCCGCCGGCTTCGATGCCTGGGCGCGGCTGTGGCTGGAGCGCCTGGCGCTGGAGGATGTCTCGGCCGGGGCGCGGGCTGCGCTGATGAAGCGGGCCAACCCGAAGTTCATCCCGCGCAATCACCTAGTCGAGGAGGTCATCGCCGCAGCCATCGAACGCGACGATTTCGGCCCTTTCCATGAAATGCTGGCGGTGGTCACGCATCCTTACGACGAGCAACCGGGCAGGGAACGCTACGCCGAGCCGCCGCGGCCGGACGAGCGCGTGCTGCAGACGTTTTGCGGGACGTGA
- the pnp gene encoding polyribonucleotide nucleotidyltransferase, producing MFNHHKVEIEWGGRPLILETGKIARQADGAVVATYGETVVLATVVSMKEPKPGQDFFPLTVNYQEKTYAAGKIPGGYFKREGRPSEKETLVSRLIDRPIRPLFPDGYKNDTQVVVTVMQHDLENDPDILSMVAASAALTLSGVPFMGPVGGARVGFIEGQYVLNPHVDEMPESKLDLVVAGTSDAVLMVESEAQELDEQTMLGAVMFGHKAFQPVIDAIIKLAEVAAKEPRDFTPDDLSGLETEMLAIVGDELREAYKNVDKQKRYAAVDAVKAKVKAAFAPVGDEPAKYAADKVASVFKELQAKVVRWNILDTKSRIDGRDLSTVRKIVSEVGVLPRTHGSALFTRGETQAIVVATLGTGEDEQYVDSLTGMYKEKFLLHYNFPPYSVGETGRMGSPGRREIGHGKLAWRAIRPMLPAAEAFPYTIRVVSEITESNGSSSMATVCGTSLALMDAGVPLAKPVAGIAMGLIKEDDRFAVLSDILGDEDHLGDMDFKVAGTAYGITSLQMDIKIEGITEEIMKIALDQAKDGRIHILGEMSKALSGARAELGEFAPRIEVMHVPTDKIRDVIGSGGKVIREIVEKTGAKINIEDDGTVKIASSNAKEIEAAKKWIHSIVAEPEVGEIYEGTVVKTADFGAFVNFFGPKDGLVHISQLANDRVQKTTDVVKEGQKVFVKLMGFDERGKVRLSMKVVDQTTGKEIPKAEKKAEGAEDAA from the coding sequence ATGTTCAATCACCACAAGGTGGAGATCGAGTGGGGCGGCCGTCCGCTCATCCTCGAAACCGGAAAGATCGCGCGCCAGGCCGATGGCGCCGTCGTCGCGACCTACGGCGAAACCGTCGTTCTCGCCACCGTCGTCTCCATGAAGGAGCCGAAGCCCGGCCAGGACTTCTTCCCGCTCACCGTCAATTACCAGGAAAAGACCTATGCCGCCGGCAAGATCCCGGGCGGCTATTTCAAGCGCGAGGGACGTCCGAGCGAAAAAGAGACGCTGGTCTCCCGCCTGATCGACCGCCCGATCCGCCCGCTCTTCCCCGACGGCTACAAGAACGACACCCAGGTCGTCGTCACCGTCATGCAGCACGATCTGGAGAACGATCCGGACATCCTGTCGATGGTCGCGGCCTCTGCCGCGCTGACGCTGTCGGGCGTCCCGTTCATGGGTCCGGTGGGCGGCGCCCGCGTCGGCTTCATCGAGGGCCAGTACGTGCTCAACCCGCATGTCGACGAAATGCCGGAATCCAAGCTGGACCTGGTCGTCGCCGGCACGTCCGACGCGGTGCTGATGGTGGAGTCTGAGGCCCAGGAACTCGACGAGCAGACCATGCTCGGCGCAGTCATGTTCGGGCACAAGGCATTCCAGCCGGTGATCGACGCGATCATCAAGCTGGCCGAGGTCGCCGCCAAGGAGCCGCGCGACTTTACGCCGGACGATCTTTCCGGCCTCGAGACCGAGATGCTGGCGATCGTCGGTGACGAACTGCGTGAGGCCTACAAGAACGTCGACAAGCAGAAGCGCTACGCCGCGGTCGACGCCGTCAAGGCCAAGGTGAAGGCGGCCTTCGCCCCCGTCGGCGACGAGCCGGCCAAATACGCGGCCGACAAGGTCGCGTCCGTGTTCAAGGAGCTCCAGGCCAAGGTCGTGCGCTGGAACATCCTGGACACCAAGAGCCGCATCGACGGCCGCGACCTCTCGACGGTCCGCAAGATCGTCTCCGAGGTCGGCGTCCTGCCGCGCACCCACGGTTCGGCGCTGTTCACTCGCGGCGAGACGCAGGCGATCGTCGTCGCCACGCTCGGCACCGGCGAGGACGAGCAGTATGTCGATAGCCTGACGGGCATGTACAAGGAGAAGTTCCTCCTTCACTACAACTTCCCGCCCTACTCTGTCGGCGAGACCGGCCGCATGGGTTCGCCCGGCCGCCGCGAGATCGGCCACGGCAAGCTCGCCTGGCGCGCCATCCGTCCGATGCTCCCGGCCGCGGAAGCCTTCCCCTACACGATCCGCGTCGTCTCCGAGATCACCGAATCGAACGGCTCGTCCTCGATGGCGACCGTTTGCGGCACCTCGCTCGCCCTGATGGACGCCGGCGTTCCGCTGGCCAAGCCGGTGGCGGGCATCGCCATGGGCCTGATCAAGGAGGACGACCGTTTCGCGGTTCTCTCCGACATCCTCGGCGACGAGGATCACCTCGGCGACATGGACTTCAAGGTTGCCGGCACCGCCTACGGCATCACCTCGCTCCAGATGGACATCAAGATCGAGGGCATCACCGAGGAGATCATGAAGATCGCCCTCGACCAGGCCAAGGACGGCCGTATCCACATCCTCGGCGAGATGTCGAAGGCCCTGTCCGGCGCCCGCGCCGAGCTCGGCGAGTTCGCCCCGCGCATCGAGGTGATGCACGTTCCGACCGACAAGATCCGCGACGTGATCGGCTCGGGCGGCAAGGTCATCCGCGAGATCGTCGAGAAGACCGGCGCCAAGATCAACATCGAGGACGACGGCACGGTGAAGATCGCGTCGTCGAACGCCAAGGAGATCGAGGCGGCGAAGAAGTGGATCCACTCGATCGTGGCCGAGCCGGAAGTCGGCGAGATCTACGAGGGCACGGTCGTCAAGACCGCCGACTTCGGCGCTTTCGTCAACTTCTTCGGCCCGAAGGACGGCTTGGTCCACATCTCGCAGCTTGCCAACGACCGCGTCCAGAAGACGACCGACGTCGTCAAGGAAGGCCAGAAGGTCTTCGTCAAGCTGATGGGCTTCGACGAGCGCGGCAAGGTGCGGCTGTCCATGAAGGTCGTCGACCAGACGACCGGCAAGGAAATCCCGAAGGCCGAGAAGAAGGCCGAAGGCGCGGAAGACGCCGCCTGA
- the rpsO gene encoding 30S ribosomal protein S15, producing MSLTAERKTELMKEFATKPGDTGSPEVQVAIYSERIKNLTEHFKDHKKDNHSRRGLLALVSQRRRLLDYLKGKDEARYNALIEKLGLRR from the coding sequence ATGTCGCTGACTGCAGAGCGTAAGACTGAACTGATGAAGGAATTCGCGACCAAGCCCGGCGACACGGGTTCGCCCGAGGTGCAGGTCGCCATCTATTCCGAACGGATCAAGAACCTCACCGAACACTTCAAGGACCACAAGAAGGACAACCACTCCCGTCGTGGCCTTCTCGCCCTTGTTTCCCAGCGCCGCCGCCTGCTCGACTACCTGAAGGGCAAGGATGAGGCGCGCTACAACGCGCTGATCGAGAAGCTCGGCCTGCGCCGCTGA
- a CDS encoding SH3 domain-containing protein translates to MRRIALALAFNLAGLAAFACDGPPVCTVVDPTGTPLNVRAGPNGAILSTLKRGAKVEVVEHKDHDGKRWALVGKYSEAWGYVFGAYLKCEGEDEMGRICTVADPTGTPLNIREEPNGKILGTWENGVRVRPYEETTLNGKVWYAVERLADDNAIGWVFDPYLKCEEDEGH, encoded by the coding sequence ATGCGCCGGATCGCCCTTGCCCTCGCCTTCAACCTCGCCGGTCTCGCGGCCTTTGCCTGCGACGGCCCTCCGGTCTGCACCGTGGTCGACCCCACCGGCACGCCACTCAACGTCCGCGCCGGGCCGAACGGCGCGATCCTGTCGACGCTGAAGCGCGGCGCCAAGGTCGAGGTGGTCGAGCACAAGGATCACGACGGCAAGCGCTGGGCGCTCGTCGGCAAGTATTCCGAAGCCTGGGGCTACGTCTTCGGCGCCTATCTGAAATGCGAGGGCGAGGACGAGATGGGCAGGATCTGCACCGTCGCGGACCCGACGGGCACGCCGCTCAACATCCGCGAGGAGCCGAACGGCAAGATCCTCGGCACCTGGGAGAACGGCGTGCGCGTCCGCCCCTACGAGGAGACGACGCTGAACGGCAAGGTCTGGTATGCGGTCGAGCGGTTGGCCGACGACAATGCGATCGGCTGGGTGTTCGATCCGTATTTGAAGTGCGAGGAAGACGAGGGTCACTGA
- the corA gene encoding magnesium/cobalt transporter CorA, whose protein sequence is MAATNSSISSAKRVRHKRSPVGAPPGTLVADPAAPQPALTLTGISPDSSMLFENASIATIRNCRREWPLIWIDCVGLGDVDLIRELGTIFGLHPLALEDTINTSQRPKADFYDDHAYVVVRMIDDTASRRWEQISIFFGDTFVITFQERAGDPFEPVRKRIQAPMPNRLRTRKADYLAYALVDAIVDSYFVPIETIGEAIDRIEDEMLAQPAKSHLRELHRLRREVVSLKRALWPLRDALAALTRSDVPYVHKETMVYLADTLDHSVRLIDTVDTDRELLTDLLDTHNSMSQARVSEVISILTIVSAIFIPLTFLVGVWGMNFDTAVSPWNMPELEWRYGYPAALGFMFFVALSLLGYFKWRKWL, encoded by the coding sequence ATGGCGGCAACCAACTCTTCGATATCCTCGGCGAAGCGCGTCCGGCACAAGCGGTCTCCGGTCGGTGCGCCGCCCGGCACCCTGGTCGCCGATCCGGCCGCGCCGCAGCCGGCCCTGACGCTGACCGGCATTTCGCCAGACAGTTCGATGCTGTTCGAGAACGCCAGCATAGCCACGATCCGCAACTGCCGGAGGGAATGGCCGCTCATCTGGATCGATTGCGTCGGACTTGGCGATGTCGACCTGATCCGCGAACTGGGCACGATCTTCGGGCTGCATCCTCTGGCGCTCGAAGACACCATCAATACCAGCCAGCGCCCGAAAGCCGACTTCTACGACGACCATGCCTATGTCGTCGTCCGCATGATCGACGACACCGCCTCCCGGCGCTGGGAACAGATCTCGATCTTCTTCGGCGACACTTTCGTCATCACCTTCCAGGAGCGTGCCGGCGATCCCTTCGAACCGGTGCGCAAGCGCATCCAGGCGCCGATGCCGAACCGGCTGCGAACGCGCAAGGCCGACTACCTCGCCTATGCGCTCGTCGACGCCATCGTCGACAGCTACTTCGTGCCGATCGAGACCATCGGCGAGGCGATCGACCGGATCGAGGACGAGATGCTCGCCCAGCCGGCGAAGAGCCACCTTCGCGAGCTCCACCGCCTGCGCCGCGAGGTCGTGTCCCTGAAGCGCGCGCTGTGGCCGCTGCGCGACGCGCTGGCCGCGCTGACGCGCTCCGACGTGCCCTATGTCCACAAGGAGACCATGGTGTATCTCGCCGATACGCTCGACCACTCAGTCAGGCTGATCGACACGGTCGATACGGACCGGGAACTGCTGACAGACCTTCTGGACACGCACAACTCGATGTCGCAGGCAAGGGTCAGCGAGGTCATCTCGATCCTCACCATCGTCTCGGCGATCTTCATCCCGCTGACGTTCCTGGTCGGCGTCTGGGGCATGAATTTCGACACCGCGGTTTCGCCGTGGAACATGCCGGAGCTCGAATGGCGCTACGGCTATCCCGCCGCGCTGGGCTTCATGTTCTTCGTCGCGCTGTCGCTGCTCGGCTATTTCAAGTGGCGGAAATGGCTGTGA
- the truB gene encoding tRNA pseudouridine(55) synthase TruB: MSKPRRKKGRNVSGWVVLDKPAGMGSTEAVSKVKWLYRAEKAGHAGTLDPLASGMLPIALGEATKTVPYVMDGAKIYRFTVAWGEERSTDDLEGSATATSPDRPTEGQIRALLPKYTGVIMQVPPQFSAIKIDGERAYDIARAGETVEIAAREIEIGRLDIVAMPDPGHTDFEVECGKGTYVRSLARDMGRDLGCYGHVSDLRRELVEPFEVEDLVTVAELEQAAGIVRTPEGGESRPDPDEVPDAFAALDDLLVDTIVALDALPSIPLGDDAAQKVRLGNPVIVRGRDAPAEAADAYATQRGKLVAIGSVEAGMFKPRRVFTV; this comes from the coding sequence GTGAGCAAGCCGCGCAGGAAGAAAGGCCGCAACGTGTCCGGCTGGGTCGTGCTCGACAAGCCGGCGGGCATGGGCTCGACCGAGGCCGTGTCGAAGGTGAAATGGCTATACCGCGCCGAAAAGGCGGGCCATGCCGGAACGCTCGATCCGCTCGCGTCCGGCATGCTGCCGATCGCGCTGGGCGAGGCCACGAAGACCGTTCCCTACGTGATGGACGGCGCCAAGATCTACCGTTTCACCGTCGCCTGGGGTGAGGAACGCTCGACCGACGATCTCGAGGGCAGCGCCACCGCGACGTCGCCGGATCGCCCGACCGAGGGGCAGATCCGCGCGCTTCTGCCCAAATATACCGGCGTGATCATGCAGGTGCCGCCGCAGTTCTCCGCCATCAAGATCGACGGGGAGCGTGCCTACGACATCGCGCGGGCGGGCGAGACGGTCGAGATCGCCGCGCGCGAGATCGAGATCGGCCGGCTGGATATCGTTGCCATGCCGGATCCGGGCCATACCGATTTCGAGGTTGAATGCGGCAAGGGTACCTATGTCCGCTCTCTCGCGCGCGACATGGGACGCGACCTCGGCTGCTACGGCCATGTCAGCGACCTGCGACGGGAGCTGGTCGAGCCTTTCGAGGTCGAGGATCTCGTCACCGTCGCCGAACTCGAGCAGGCGGCGGGTATCGTCCGCACGCCGGAGGGCGGTGAATCCCGGCCCGATCCGGACGAAGTGCCCGACGCCTTCGCGGCGCTGGACGACCTGCTGGTCGACACGATCGTGGCGCTCGATGCGCTTCCCTCGATCCCGCTCGGCGACGATGCGGCGCAGAAGGTGCGGCTCGGCAATCCGGTGATCGTGCGCGGCCGCGACGCCCCGGCCGAGGCCGCCGACGCCTACGCCACCCAGCGCGGCAAGCTCGTCGCAATCGGCTCGGTGGAAGCGGGCATGTTCAAGCCGCGGCGCGTCTTCACCGTCTGA
- the rbfA gene encoding 30S ribosome-binding factor RbfA, translating to MTGTSGPSQRMLRVGEQVRHALAEVLARGEVRDDIIERTVISVSEVRMSPDLKIATAFVAPLAAKDNDAVIKALAHNAKFIRGRVSGALRQMKYMPEFRFRLDTSFDNMAKIDQLLRSPEVARDLGKEGDE from the coding sequence ATGACTGGAACCAGCGGTCCGTCACAGCGCATGCTGCGCGTCGGCGAACAGGTGCGGCACGCGCTCGCCGAGGTGCTGGCGCGCGGCGAGGTTCGCGACGACATCATCGAGCGGACCGTCATCTCCGTTTCGGAAGTGCGGATGTCGCCCGACCTCAAGATCGCGACCGCCTTCGTCGCGCCGCTTGCTGCCAAGGACAATGACGCGGTGATCAAGGCGCTGGCCCACAACGCGAAGTTCATCCGCGGCAGGGTCTCCGGCGCGCTGCGCCAGATGAAATACATGCCCGAATTCCGGTTCCGCCTGGATACCAGTTTCGACAACATGGCGAAGATCGATCAGTTGCTCCGCTCTCCGGAAGTGGCGCGCGATCTCGGCAAGGAAGGCGACGAGTGA
- the infB gene encoding translation initiation factor IF-2 produces MSDTKSGDDKTLSVNVKKTLSLKPAGVTQGTVRQNFSHGRTKQVVVETKKRKFPLPGEKPAQAAPVLVPKAPVAPAVAKPVVVEPPRPRPAPAPDRSGVVLNELSREEMEARRRALEGSKAREADDRQRAIEEARRRAEEEERRKKEREESARRQAEEEARLKREAEARKRAEEEARRRAPAATADAMVPDDDEPARPRGRVGGAPASLPPRRIATPEVARPAKGKTDEERRRGKLTVTAALTDGDGRGRSLSAMRRRQEKFKRGMQNEPREKVMREVVLPETITVQDLAQRMSERAVDVIKYFMKQGQMLKPGDLIDADTAELVAVDFGHTVKRVAESDIEGGIFSVEDKPENMRPRPPVVTIMGHVDHGKTSLLDAIRNAKVAAGEAGGITQHIGAYQIEKDGQEITFLDTPGHEAFTAMRARGAQATDIAVLVVAADDSVMPQTIESINHAKAAGVPIIVAINKIDKPSANAQKVRTELLRHEVFVESMGGEVLDVEVSATKGTNIDKLLEAILLQSEVLDLKADPDRTAEGVVIEARLDRGRGPVATVLVQTGTLMPGDIIVVGNEWGRVRALVNDRGETVEEAGPSMPVEVLGLQGVPRAGDHFGTAENEAKAREISEYRQRLARDKAVAKHAGQRGSLEQMMTQLQTVGVKEFPLIIKGDVQGSIEAIASALEKLGTDEVRARIVHSGAGAITESDISLAETSGAAIIGFNVRANPQARQAAEQAGIEIRYYNIIYNLVDDVKQAMSGLLSPERRETFLGNAEILEVFDITKVGKIAGCRVTEGRVERGAGVRLIRDNIVIHEGTLKTLKRFKDEVSEVPVGQECGMAFQNYENIQVGDIIECFRVEMVTRTL; encoded by the coding sequence ATGAGCGATACGAAATCTGGTGACGACAAGACGCTGAGCGTCAATGTGAAGAAGACCTTGAGCCTGAAGCCGGCCGGCGTGACGCAGGGCACGGTTCGGCAGAACTTCTCGCATGGCCGCACGAAGCAGGTCGTCGTCGAGACCAAGAAGCGGAAGTTCCCGCTGCCTGGCGAGAAGCCGGCGCAGGCAGCACCCGTGCTTGTGCCGAAGGCGCCCGTCGCTCCGGCGGTTGCCAAGCCGGTCGTTGTCGAGCCTCCCCGGCCGAGGCCCGCGCCCGCCCCGGATCGCTCGGGCGTGGTCCTGAACGAACTGTCGCGCGAGGAGATGGAAGCGCGCCGTCGTGCGCTCGAGGGGTCGAAAGCCCGCGAGGCCGACGATCGCCAGCGCGCGATCGAGGAAGCGCGCCGCCGCGCAGAGGAAGAGGAGCGCCGCAAGAAGGAGCGCGAAGAATCCGCGCGCCGCCAGGCCGAGGAGGAAGCCCGCCTCAAGCGCGAGGCCGAGGCCCGCAAGCGTGCCGAGGAAGAAGCACGCCGCCGTGCGCCGGCCGCTACCGCCGATGCGATGGTTCCGGACGACGACGAGCCGGCGCGTCCGCGCGGTCGGGTCGGGGGCGCTCCGGCCAGCCTGCCGCCGCGCCGCATCGCGACGCCCGAGGTCGCCCGTCCGGCCAAGGGCAAGACCGACGAGGAGCGCCGCCGCGGCAAGCTGACGGTCACCGCGGCGCTGACCGACGGCGACGGCCGCGGGCGCTCGCTGTCGGCGATGCGCCGCCGCCAGGAGAAGTTCAAGCGCGGCATGCAGAACGAGCCGCGCGAGAAGGTCATGCGTGAAGTGGTGCTGCCCGAGACGATCACCGTCCAGGACCTGGCCCAGCGCATGTCGGAACGCGCCGTCGACGTCATCAAATATTTCATGAAGCAGGGCCAGATGCTGAAGCCCGGCGACCTGATCGATGCCGACACGGCCGAACTGGTCGCGGTCGATTTCGGCCACACGGTCAAGCGCGTGGCCGAGTCCGACATCGAAGGCGGCATCTTCAGCGTCGAGGACAAGCCGGAGAACATGCGGCCGCGTCCGCCGGTCGTCACCATCATGGGCCACGTCGACCACGGCAAGACGTCGCTGCTCGATGCGATCCGCAATGCCAAGGTGGCCGCCGGCGAAGCCGGCGGTATCACCCAGCACATCGGCGCCTACCAGATCGAGAAGGACGGCCAGGAGATCACGTTCCTCGACACGCCGGGCCATGAGGCGTTCACCGCCATGCGCGCCCGCGGCGCCCAGGCGACGGACATCGCCGTGCTGGTGGTTGCCGCCGACGACAGCGTGATGCCGCAGACCATCGAGTCCATCAATCACGCCAAGGCGGCCGGCGTGCCGATCATCGTGGCGATCAACAAGATCGACAAGCCGTCGGCCAACGCGCAGAAGGTGCGCACCGAACTGCTCCGGCACGAGGTGTTCGTCGAATCGATGGGCGGCGAGGTGCTGGACGTCGAGGTGTCGGCGACCAAGGGTACCAATATCGACAAGCTGCTCGAGGCGATCCTGCTGCAGTCCGAAGTTCTCGACTTGAAGGCCGATCCGGATCGCACCGCCGAAGGCGTGGTCATCGAGGCACGTCTCGACAGGGGCCGCGGCCCGGTCGCGACCGTCCTGGTGCAGACCGGAACGCTGATGCCCGGCGACATCATCGTCGTCGGCAACGAGTGGGGCCGTGTCCGCGCTCTGGTCAACGATCGCGGCGAGACGGTCGAGGAAGCCGGTCCATCGATGCCGGTCGAGGTTCTCGGCCTGCAGGGCGTGCCTCGTGCGGGCGACCATTTCGGCACCGCCGAGAACGAGGCCAAGGCACGTGAGATCAGCGAATACCGTCAGCGGCTCGCCCGCGACAAGGCGGTGGCCAAGCATGCCGGCCAGCGCGGTTCGCTGGAGCAGATGATGACTCAGCTCCAGACGGTTGGCGTGAAGGAATTCCCGCTGATCATCAAGGGCGACGTGCAGGGCTCGATCGAGGCGATCGCCTCGGCGCTGGAGAAGCTCGGAACGGACGAAGTGCGTGCGCGCATCGTCCACTCGGGCGCGGGCGCCATCACGGAGAGCGACATCTCGCTCGCCGAGACGTCGGGCGCCGCGATCATCGGCTTCAACGTGCGTGCGAATCCGCAGGCCCGCCAGGCGGCCGAACAGGCAGGCATCGAGATCCGCTACTACAACATCATCTACAACCTGGTGGATGACGTGAAGCAGGCGATGTCGGGTCTCCTGTCGCCGGAGCGTCGCGAGACGTTCCTGGGCAATGCGGAGATCCTCGAGGTTTTCGACATCACGAAGGTCGGCAAGATCGCCGGCTGCCGTGTCACCGAGGGCCGTGTCGAGCGCGGTGCGGGCGTTCGCCTGATCCGCGACAACATCGTCATCCACGAAGGCACGCTGAAGACGCTGAAGCGCTTCAAGGACGAGGTCTCCGAGGTTCCCGTCGGTCAGGAATGCGGCATGGCGTTCCAGAACTACGAGAACATCCAGGTCGGCGACATCATCGAATGCTTCCGCGTGGAGATGGTGACGCGGACGCTGTGA
- a CDS encoding RNA-binding protein yields MNDRTCIVTRQAGEPEGLIRFVVGPDASVVPDIKRKLPGRGCWVTADRRRVDEAARKNLFRRAFKSEVSVSPDLGEMVDRILVQNALGALGLARKAGVVALGAAKVEASVRSGEAAAVLHAYEAQADGVRKITQARRATVHLGGPDIPAYKLFSEAELGLALGGANVIHAAVLAGDAGKAALKRVVALDRYRGGSPEDGLGSATIESVDGASKDME; encoded by the coding sequence ATGAACGACCGCACCTGCATCGTGACTCGGCAAGCGGGAGAGCCTGAAGGGCTCATCCGCTTCGTCGTGGGTCCCGACGCGTCCGTCGTTCCCGACATCAAGAGAAAGCTTCCCGGCCGCGGCTGCTGGGTGACCGCCGATCGCCGCCGTGTTGACGAGGCGGCGCGGAAGAACCTGTTCCGCCGCGCCTTCAAATCGGAGGTTTCGGTGTCTCCGGATCTCGGCGAGATGGTCGATCGCATCCTGGTCCAGAACGCGTTGGGAGCGCTGGGTCTCGCCCGCAAGGCCGGGGTCGTCGCGCTCGGTGCGGCCAAGGTCGAGGCCTCGGTGCGCAGCGGCGAGGCGGCGGCTGTGCTTCACGCGTACGAGGCGCAGGCCGACGGCGTGCGCAAGATCACCCAGGCGCGGCGGGCGACGGTTCATCTCGGCGGACCGGATATCCCTGCCTACAAACTCTTTTCGGAAGCCGAATTGGGTTTGGCATTGGGGGGGGCAAATGTGATACATGCAGCCGTGCTCGCCGGGGACGCGGGCAAGGCGGCGCTGAAGCGCGTGGTAGCGCTTGACCGGTACCGGGGCGGTTCCCCGGAAGACGGCCTCGGTTCGGCGACCATCGAATCCGTCGATGGCGCATCTAAGGATATGGAATGA